Proteins encoded in a region of the Equus asinus isolate D_3611 breed Donkey chromosome X, EquAss-T2T_v2, whole genome shotgun sequence genome:
- the LOC106827066 gene encoding uncharacterized protein, with protein sequence MLSESSQAPKATALWYDSIWRKSPEEADLCGQEARVVAWVLAGGGLGWVCGAVEESGLGVGWGRRVGSDGRTGTGVSFWGGANVLEAGSCDGRPAPRVSTWWQWVVPTSVVLLRPGSQPGARERSLEERVQGAARAGSCPRPFLAGPGPPLPVANGRAVTSPDLPVTARAPRPTGGRPDVARIPRRGLSTGRLESLGRRRAFAPRLAEPHRTWSRRWHLSSPHRTAPRRAAPSRAEPSRAEPSRAGGSASHRAAQELGPSEENAQPTPSMPGNRSRRRRGSSHGQGRPRSRTARAELSFSVSWVEHLLREGHYARRLSPSAPVFLAAVIQYLTAKVLELAGNEACKSGRRRITPELVDMAVHNNALLSGFFGATTISQVAPGR encoded by the coding sequence atgctaagtgaaagcagccaggcACCAAAGGCCACCGCTTTATGGTACGACTCCATCTGGAGGAAGTCTCCAGAAGAGGCCGACCTCTGTGGACAGGAAGCAAGAGTGGTTGCCTGGGTGCTGGCCGGTGGCGGGCTGGGGTGGGTTTGCGGGGCGGTGGAGGAGTCGGGGTTAGGGGTCGGGTGGGGCCGGCGGGTGGGGAGCGACGGCCGGACGGGCacaggggtttctttttggggtggcGCCAACGTTTTGGAAGCGGGTAGTTGCGACGGTCGCCCGGCCCCGCGGGTGTCCACTTGGTGGCAGTGGGTCGTCCCCACGTCTGTTGTTCTTCTCCGTCCAGGCTCCCAGCCAGGGGCAAGGGAACGCTCCCTCGAAGAGAGGGTCCAGGGCGCAGCGCGAGCAGGCTCGTGCCCGCGCCCTTTCTTGGCGGGCCCAGGCCCGCCACTTCCGGTGGCCAATGGGAGAGCGGTGACCTCACCGGATCTACCTGTCACGGCGCGTGCGCCCAGACcaactgggggccggcccgacGTCGCTAGGATACCGAGGAGGGGCCTGAGTACCGGCCGTCTTGAGAGCTTGGGGCGCCGCCGAGCCTTCGCACCTCGCCTCGCCGAACCTCACCGCACCTGGTCCCGCCGGTGGCACCTCTCCTCACCGCACCGCACCGCGCCGCGCCGAGCCGCGCCGAGCCGAGCTGAGCCGAGCCGAGCCGAGCCGAGCCGAGCCGGAGGCTCCGCATCCCACCGCGCCGCCCAAGAGCTAGGCCCGTCGGAGGAGAACGCGCAGCCCACGCCCAGCATGCCGGGGAATCGCAGCCGTCGTCGTCGAGGGTCCTCCCACGGCCAGGGCCGGCCCCGCTCCCGCACCGCCCGAGCGGAGCTGTCGTTTTCCGTGAGCTGGGTGGAGCACCTCCTGCGGGAGGGCCACTACGCCCGGCGCCTGAGCCCCTCCGCCCCAGTCTTCCTGGCGGCCGTCATCCAGTACCTGACGGCCAAGGTCCTGGAGCTGGCGGGCAACGAGGCCTGCAAGAGCGGCAGGAGGCGCATCACCCCGGAGCTCGTGGACATGGCGGTCCACAACAACGCGCTGCTCAGCGGCTTCTTTGGCGCCACGACCATCTCCCAGGTGGCCCCGGGCCGGTAG
- the LOC123282436 gene encoding 40-kDa huntingtin-associated protein-like — protein sequence MAASAGGLGGGAGPGPEAGDFLARYRQVSNKLKKRFLRKPNVAEAGEQFAQLGRELRAQECLPYAAWCQLAVARCQQALFHGPGEALALTEAARLFLRQERDARQRLVCPAAYGEPLQAAGSALGAAVRLHLELGQPAAAAALCLELAAALRDLGQPAAAAGHFQRAAQLQLPQLPLAALQALGDAASCQLLARDYSGALAVFTRMQRLAREHGSHPVQPPPPPPPPPPGPQPGPGAAPALPAALLLPNAGSAAAPAALGAFSDVLVRCEVSRVLLLLLLQPPPAKLLPEHAHTLEKYCWEAFDSHGQESSGQLPEELFLLLQSLVMATHEKDTEAVKSLQVEMWPLLSAEQNHLLHLVLQETVSPSGQGI from the coding sequence ATGGCGGCGTCCGCGGGCGGCCTGGGCGGAGGCGCGGGCCCAGGGCCCGAGGCCGGGGACTTCCTGGCCCGGTACCGCCAGGTGTCGAACAAGCTGAAGAAGCGCTTCCTGCGGAAGCCGAACGTGGCGGAGGCCGGGGAGCAGTTCGCACAGCTGGGCCGCGAGCTGCGCGCCCAGGAGTGCCTGCCTTACGCGGCCTGGTGCCAGCTGGCGGTGGCGCGCTGCCAGCAGGCGCTCTTCCACGGGCCCGGGGAGGCGCTGGCGCTCACCGAGGCCGCCCGCCTCTTCCTGCGGCAGGAGCGCGACGCGCGTCAGCGCCTCGTCTGCCCCGCCGCCTACGGGGAGCCGCTGCAGGCCGCCGGCAGCGCCCTGGGCGCCGCCGTGCGCCTGCACCTCGAGCTGGGCcagccggccgccgccgccgccctctGCCTCGAGCTGGCCGCCGCCCTGCGCGACCTGGGCcagccggccgccgccgccggccaCTTCCAGCGCGCCGCCCAGCTGCAGCTGCCCCAGCTGCCCCTGGCCGCGTTGCAGGCGCTCGGCGACGCCGCCTCCTGCCAGCTGCTGGCGCGCGACTACAGCGGCGCCTTAGCGGTGTTCACGCGCATGCAGCGCCTGGCGCGGGAGCACGGCAGCCACCCGgtgcagccgccgccgccgccgccgccgccgccgccggggccccaGCCCGGACCCGGCGCGGCCCCCGCCCTGCCGGCCGCGCTGCTGCTCCCGAACGCCGGCTCTGCAGCCGCGCCCGCCGCGCTGGGCGCCTTCTCGGACGTGCTGGTCCGCTGCGAGGTGTCTCgcgtgctgctgctgctcctcctgcAACCCCCGCCCGCCAAGCTCCTGCCGGAGCATGCCCACACCCTGGAGAAGTACTGCTGGGAGGCTTTCGACAGCCACGGGCAGGAGAGCAGTGGCCAGCTTCCGGAGGAGCTCTTCCTACTGCTCCAGTCCTTGGTCATGGCCACCCACGAAAAGGACACGGAGGCCGTCAAGTCGCTGCAGGTGGAGATGTGGCCGCTGTTGAGTGCCGAGCAGAACCACCTCCTGCACCTCGTTCTGCAAGAAACCGTCTCCCCCTCAGGACAGGGGATCTGA